GCCAATGCGCCACGTCAGCCCTCGCCCTGGCTCTTTTGTCCCGCGACCGGGATCAGCTTGCGAAACGTGTCCAGTTCGGTGACGAAACGGTCGAATTCGGCCAACGTCATGGTGGTCTTGCCATCGGACAGCTCGATCACCACGATCGGCTCGCCATTGCTGCGCCGTTTCATCAGCTTGGCGACCGGGAACACCACCGAATGGGTCAGGTCGAAGGGATGGGTTTCGGCGACCAGATCGGCGCCCATGGCCTTCTGGGCCGCCTCGACGCCTCGTGCGATTTTATCGAAGAAGTTCGTCATGCCTCACTCCGCCTTTTGGGGTCTGGCCATCAACTGGGCGATCGCCTGGTTCACGTCGATCAGGCCGCCCAGCACCGCATCGATCGCTTCCGCGATCGGCATGTCGATGCTGTGCGCCCGCGCCGTCTCGACTAATATTTCGGCGGTCAGGGCGCCTTCGGCAAGCGCGCCTCGGCCGCTCAGCAAATCGAGCCCCTTGCCCTCGCCAAGCGCGTAGCCGAGGGCAAAATTGCGCGATTGCGGCCCCGAGCAGGTCAGGATCAGGTCGCCGAGGCCCGAAAGCCCCATCAAGGTCTCGGGCCGGGCGCCGAAAGCCCGGCCGAAGCGGCTCAGTTCGGCAAAACCGCGCGCGGTGATCGCCGCAGCCGCACTGGCGCCGAGCTTGCGCCCCGCGACGATGCCGGCGGCAATGGCCAGCACGTTTTTCGCTGCCCCGCCAATCTCGGCGCCCCTGATATCGGTGGTGTGATAGAGCCGGAACGACGACGATCCGAGCGTGTCGGCGATGTGTTTGGCCAGCGCCTCGTCCTTGGCCGCCACGGTCACCGCCGTCGGCAGGCCCTTTTCCACGTCGGCGGCGA
This portion of the Phreatobacter stygius genome encodes:
- a CDS encoding NAD(P)H-dependent glycerol-3-phosphate dehydrogenase — its product is MTSNDTPSVAVLGAGAWGTALANAAARAGRATVIWAREPAVAAEINARRTNESRLPGARIQDRVTATASLAEAARADLVLAVVPAQALRAVCEVVETVIRQGTPLIVCSKGIERGTGRFMTEVVGEAVPKAVPAILSGPSFAADVEKGLPTAVTVAAKDEALAKHIADTLGSSSFRLYHTTDIRGAEIGGAAKNVLAIAAGIVAGRKLGASAAAAITARGFAELSRFGRAFGARPETLMGLSGLGDLILTCSGPQSRNFALGYALGEGKGLDLLSGRGALAEGALTAEILVETARAHSIDMPIAEAIDAVLGGLIDVNQAIAQLMARPQKAE